One window of Novosphingobium sp. P6W genomic DNA carries:
- a CDS encoding SDR family NAD(P)-dependent oxidoreductase has translation MPELRFDGRVAVITGGGRGLGRAHALLLASRGCRIVVNDPGVSMAGDATAEGPAQTLAAEIRAAGGEAIANTDSVALPEGGKAIIDAALEAFGRIDILIHSAGNVRRGSLCDLGYEDFSAVLDVHLKGAYHVVREAFPHMMAQGYGRIVLTSSINGLYGKSDNVTYAMCKAGFMGLSNTAAIEGQHSNVRSNLIVPAAVTRMSEGIDTSKFPPMEPEQVAPMVAYLCHEDCQATGEMYVAMGGRLGRARVTENAGLYHPAWSLEDVAGQIDAIREGGDALAFPPVPDGQLEHLLHGFAMIRQG, from the coding sequence ATGCCAGAGCTTCGTTTCGATGGCCGCGTCGCCGTGATTACCGGCGGCGGCCGAGGGCTTGGCCGGGCCCATGCGCTGCTGCTGGCAAGCCGGGGCTGCAGGATTGTGGTCAACGATCCCGGCGTCTCGATGGCGGGTGATGCGACGGCAGAAGGCCCTGCCCAAACGCTTGCGGCCGAAATCCGCGCGGCCGGCGGCGAGGCCATTGCCAACACCGACAGCGTTGCCCTGCCCGAGGGCGGCAAGGCGATCATCGACGCCGCGCTGGAGGCCTTCGGGCGGATCGACATCCTGATCCATTCCGCTGGCAACGTGCGGCGCGGTTCGCTGTGCGATCTGGGTTACGAGGACTTCTCGGCCGTCCTCGATGTCCACCTGAAGGGCGCCTATCACGTCGTTCGCGAGGCGTTTCCGCACATGATGGCGCAGGGCTATGGCCGCATCGTCCTGACCAGTTCGATCAACGGGCTTTACGGCAAGTCCGACAATGTGACTTACGCGATGTGCAAAGCGGGCTTCATGGGCTTGTCGAACACCGCCGCGATCGAGGGGCAGCATAGCAACGTCCGCTCCAACCTGATCGTCCCGGCTGCCGTCACCCGCATGTCGGAAGGGATCGACACCAGCAAATTTCCGCCGATGGAGCCCGAACAGGTCGCCCCCATGGTCGCCTATCTGTGTCACGAGGACTGCCAGGCCACTGGCGAGATGTACGTGGCGATGGGAGGGCGTCTTGGCCGGGCCCGGGTAACCGAGAATGCGGGCCTGTACCATCCGGCCTGGTCGCTGGAAGACGTGGCGGGTCAGATCGATGCCATCCGCGAGGGCGGCGATGCACTGGCCTTCCCGCCGGTCCCCGATGGGCAGCTCGAACACCTGCTCCACGGCTTCGCAATGATCCGCCAAGGCTGA
- a CDS encoding GGDEF domain-containing protein — MTQSDALSDKVYVELVRSLYANVLPSKIMLGVTGLYVSLIGRSAGDGLLWTIGLAAFAACVLRVGITVSLRSRAMTAALDRPAARKLELSYSAPYYLYSVLLGALGGYVFAGPDQSAQMLTICVLMGYCAGVATGTGLRPMVAIPSIVMAIGPAIVMSALHLEPVHAGMSVIALAFLIGGSQSVLAQHRLVMTEIGKRLTSVSLARRDGLTALPNRLALREYFDENASLLGAGSVVAVHYLDLDGFKPVNDRYGHAAGDELLAAVAERLRGAVRAGDIVARLGGDEFGIVQFGLNRHEEAELLARRIIAAIAQTFQIGADDISISACVGTVVSSESGTDLETLLRSADLNLYQAKRERPATAQVLSSIL, encoded by the coding sequence ATGACGCAATCCGACGCTCTTTCCGATAAAGTATATGTCGAGCTGGTTCGCAGCCTTTACGCGAACGTCCTGCCATCCAAGATCATGCTCGGCGTCACCGGCCTATACGTTTCGCTGATCGGCCGCAGCGCCGGCGACGGCCTGTTGTGGACCATCGGACTGGCCGCCTTCGCGGCCTGCGTCCTGCGCGTCGGCATCACTGTCAGCCTGCGCTCCCGGGCAATGACCGCCGCCCTCGACCGCCCGGCCGCACGCAAGCTGGAACTGAGCTACTCGGCCCCCTATTATCTCTATTCGGTGCTGCTCGGCGCATTGGGAGGCTATGTCTTCGCAGGGCCCGACCAATCGGCGCAGATGCTTACGATATGCGTCCTCATGGGTTACTGCGCCGGGGTAGCCACGGGAACCGGCCTGCGGCCGATGGTAGCCATCCCAAGCATAGTCATGGCCATCGGCCCCGCCATCGTCATGTCGGCGCTGCATTTGGAGCCTGTTCACGCCGGCATGAGTGTGATTGCACTGGCGTTTCTCATCGGCGGATCGCAGTCGGTCCTTGCCCAGCATCGGCTGGTGATGACGGAGATCGGCAAGCGGCTCACATCGGTTTCCCTCGCCCGGCGCGACGGGTTGACCGCCCTGCCCAACCGTCTAGCCCTGCGTGAATATTTCGACGAGAATGCCTCGCTGCTGGGCGCGGGAAGCGTCGTGGCGGTGCATTATCTCGACCTCGACGGATTCAAGCCGGTCAACGACCGCTACGGCCACGCTGCCGGGGACGAACTGCTTGCCGCCGTGGCCGAGCGGCTGCGCGGCGCGGTGAGGGCCGGCGATATCGTCGCGCGGCTCGGCGGCGACGAGTTCGGGATCGTCCAGTTCGGGCTCAACCGGCACGAGGAAGCGGAACTGCTGGCCCGGCGCATCATCGCGGCCATCGCCCAGACCTTCCAGATCGGCGCAGACGACATCAGCATCTCCGCCTGCGTGGGCACCGTCGTTTCAAGCGAAAGCGGGACAGACCTGGAAACCCTGCTGCGCAGTGCCGACCTAAACCTCTACCAGGCCAAGCGCGAACGGCCTGCGACCGCGCAGGTGCTAAGCTCGATCCTTTAA
- a CDS encoding PstS family phosphate ABC transporter substrate-binding protein → MKMTAQTLVLAAACLAASASAQDSGTIPEPRPLLARYVLPDGKLLVGGGPEAEAVAAAAGDRLSARIVGPLGAVPLLTQGTIALAVLPREMTVIERASVRRFSGGLPVSVKIMQGLHVYARSDKDGAVDARVLALLSAMLSDEGQARLARLLPMYKALAPADLAAGRTQLSAVHGAAYEERTPGYVLPDGSFSIIGSDTLTEVLPDVLAAYARKAPGTRFSPDLRGSSTAMPALTAGTTIFAPMGRELWQNDLDAFRQAKGYEPVRIRVAYASHGPRPDGKTPPAVYVNAGNPILGLSVSEMKRVFAAGAPGGDLTDWSALAAPRAPSGPIHVYGARDDGGFATAMRLSKLDGLPLSARYQALPSGKAILEAVAADPQGIGHATWIGAGEAPAGVRVLPLSSQDGGPYVLPGKGKMRGQWPISYFLNVYVDKQPGQPIAEAAKGLLRYMLSDEGQAIIARHSAEEDGYLPLDQTDLAAERKVIDSL, encoded by the coding sequence ATGAAGATGACCGCGCAAACGCTCGTTCTGGCCGCCGCGTGCCTGGCTGCATCGGCGTCGGCGCAGGACAGCGGCACCATTCCCGAACCGCGCCCCCTGCTCGCCCGCTATGTCCTGCCGGACGGCAAGCTGCTGGTCGGCGGCGGTCCGGAAGCGGAAGCAGTCGCCGCTGCTGCCGGGGATCGACTGTCGGCGCGGATCGTCGGGCCGCTTGGCGCGGTGCCGCTGCTGACCCAGGGTACGATCGCGCTGGCTGTCCTCCCACGCGAGATGACCGTGATCGAACGCGCATCGGTGCGCCGCTTCTCAGGCGGGTTGCCGGTCTCGGTCAAGATCATGCAGGGGCTGCATGTTTATGCCCGCAGCGACAAGGATGGGGCGGTCGATGCCCGCGTGCTTGCGCTCCTGTCGGCGATGCTTTCGGACGAAGGGCAGGCCCGTCTGGCCCGCCTTCTGCCTATGTACAAGGCCTTAGCACCGGCCGATCTCGCGGCCGGACGGACCCAGCTTTCCGCCGTTCACGGCGCTGCTTATGAGGAAAGGACGCCGGGATACGTCCTACCGGACGGCAGCTTTTCCATCATCGGCAGCGACACCCTGACTGAAGTGCTTCCCGATGTGCTGGCTGCCTACGCTCGCAAGGCACCGGGCACCCGCTTTTCACCCGACTTGCGCGGTTCCTCCACAGCGATGCCCGCCCTTACCGCCGGAACGACGATCTTCGCACCGATGGGACGCGAGCTATGGCAGAACGATCTCGACGCCTTCCGGCAGGCGAAGGGTTACGAACCCGTTCGTATCCGGGTCGCCTATGCCAGTCATGGGCCCCGCCCCGATGGCAAGACCCCGCCGGCCGTCTACGTCAACGCCGGCAACCCGATCCTCGGCCTTTCCGTGAGCGAGATGAAGCGGGTCTTCGCGGCCGGTGCCCCGGGAGGAGACCTGACTGACTGGTCCGCCCTTGCTGCGCCGCGTGCCCCATCGGGACCGATCCACGTCTACGGCGCGCGTGACGACGGCGGATTTGCAACGGCGATGCGCCTGTCCAAACTTGATGGCCTACCCCTGAGCGCCCGCTATCAGGCGTTGCCGAGTGGCAAGGCGATACTGGAAGCCGTGGCGGCCGATCCGCAAGGGATCGGCCATGCGACCTGGATCGGGGCAGGCGAAGCACCCGCCGGGGTTCGCGTGCTGCCCCTTTCATCGCAGGACGGCGGCCCTTACGTCCTGCCTGGCAAGGGCAAGATGCGAGGGCAATGGCCGATATCCTATTTCCTCAACGTCTACGTCGACAAGCAGCCGGGCCAGCCGATTGCCGAGGCGGCCAAAGGCTTGCTGCGCTACATGCTTTCGGACGAAGGCCAGGCCATCATCGCCCGCCACAGCGCAGAAGAGGACGGCTACCTTCCTCTCGACCAGACAGACCTCGCCGCCGAACGCAAAGTCATCGATTCGCTCTGA
- a CDS encoding TonB-dependent siderophore receptor produces MIVFLPGRSAGTLTLACILALSGTLPLTAYAAEADASDADRQDVSSSEIIVMGQQGGDYKVSQITTATRTGTDIMDVPQSIQFVPRDVIDDQQALDLTSALRNVSGIQAGTNAGNRSESFTIRGFRSSYYAVDSIMLSPAIETNDSFRDMANIERIEVLKGPASVLYGRGDPGGLINIVTKQPRFERAMNFSVQAGSNDFARGQIDVTGPIDAAKTLAFRFVAAAQTGDTFRDVFQPFRRQFLSGSLLWQPDEKTRIIASLTYAHQQSQSDRGLVATTDADGDLVVDLPRKRFLGEKWATLESERYEFNYRIERELTDWLTIRQIGHYDEGKLDLFGINYGNSVAVNAATGARTVTRTAVEQHENNHNYDFQADMVARFDTAGIGHTVVLGGEYVKSYRFRTFARATLARIDIDNPVYGAQPGTFTPAPDRLVQAKSWSGYFQDQIDIGGRFNLLAGVRFDHAQQSDQGNTQYSSDDKAWSPRVGIVWKPIDNVSLFADYTRSFQSKPEPTIDGKPIDPEKGRQYEAGIKAELFGGRLAATAAVYELKRENVTQQDPNNIGYNLNAGVQRSRGVELDVSGSVSPSLKVIANGAYTDASVLESTDYAKGNELIGVPKWSGSIWVTWEPIDGALRNFGLGAGVFAASNRQGDLDNSFSIGGYTRLDSTLWYKVADKLRVSLNVKNITDDYYMESVTSRSVITPGEGRSFLVGLSGNF; encoded by the coding sequence ATGATCGTATTTCTGCCTGGTCGCAGTGCCGGAACCCTTACGCTTGCCTGCATTTTAGCGCTGTCTGGCACGCTGCCCCTCACTGCTTATGCTGCTGAAGCCGATGCTTCTGACGCGGATCGGCAGGACGTGTCCTCGTCCGAGATCATCGTGATGGGTCAGCAGGGCGGGGACTACAAAGTCAGCCAGATCACCACGGCTACACGGACCGGCACTGACATCATGGATGTGCCCCAGTCGATCCAGTTCGTCCCGCGCGACGTCATCGACGACCAGCAGGCACTCGACCTCACCAGCGCCCTGCGCAACGTCAGCGGCATCCAGGCCGGGACCAACGCCGGCAATCGCTCGGAAAGCTTCACGATCAGAGGCTTCCGCTCATCGTATTATGCGGTCGACAGCATCATGCTCAGCCCCGCGATCGAAACGAACGACAGTTTTCGCGACATGGCCAATATCGAGCGGATCGAGGTCCTCAAAGGGCCGGCATCCGTGCTCTATGGTCGCGGCGATCCGGGCGGCCTCATCAATATCGTGACCAAGCAGCCGCGCTTCGAACGGGCGATGAACTTTTCGGTCCAGGCCGGCAGCAACGACTTCGCGCGCGGCCAGATCGACGTAACCGGACCCATCGACGCAGCAAAGACGCTGGCGTTTCGTTTCGTCGCCGCCGCGCAGACGGGCGACACGTTCCGCGATGTGTTCCAGCCCTTCCGCCGCCAGTTCCTGTCGGGTTCGCTTCTGTGGCAGCCTGACGAGAAGACCCGCATCATTGCCAGCCTGACTTATGCGCATCAGCAGTCCCAGTCGGACCGCGGCCTGGTCGCCACCACCGATGCCGATGGCGATCTGGTTGTCGATCTGCCGCGCAAGCGCTTCCTGGGCGAAAAGTGGGCGACGCTGGAATCCGAACGCTACGAGTTCAACTATCGCATCGAGCGCGAACTTACGGACTGGCTGACCATTCGCCAGATCGGCCACTACGACGAAGGCAAGCTCGACCTGTTCGGCATCAACTACGGCAACAGCGTTGCGGTCAATGCCGCGACAGGCGCCCGCACCGTCACCCGCACAGCCGTCGAGCAGCACGAGAACAACCACAACTATGACTTCCAGGCCGACATGGTCGCCCGTTTCGACACGGCCGGCATAGGTCATACGGTTGTGCTGGGCGGCGAATATGTGAAGTCCTACCGCTTCCGTACCTTCGCGCGGGCAACGCTGGCCCGCATCGATATCGACAACCCTGTCTACGGCGCGCAGCCGGGCACCTTCACGCCCGCCCCCGACCGGCTGGTGCAGGCGAAGTCGTGGTCTGGCTATTTCCAGGACCAGATCGACATCGGCGGTCGCTTCAATCTGCTGGCGGGCGTGCGTTTCGACCATGCGCAGCAATCTGATCAGGGCAACACCCAGTATTCGTCGGATGACAAGGCCTGGTCGCCTCGCGTCGGCATCGTGTGGAAGCCGATCGATAATGTCTCCCTGTTCGCGGACTACACCCGCTCGTTCCAGTCCAAGCCCGAGCCGACGATCGACGGAAAGCCGATCGATCCGGAAAAAGGCAGGCAGTACGAGGCCGGGATCAAGGCCGAACTGTTCGGCGGCCGCCTGGCCGCAACCGCAGCGGTCTACGAACTGAAACGCGAGAACGTCACTCAGCAGGACCCCAACAACATCGGCTATAACCTCAACGCCGGTGTGCAGCGTTCGCGCGGTGTGGAGCTGGACGTTTCGGGATCGGTCAGCCCAAGCCTCAAGGTCATTGCAAATGGCGCCTACACCGACGCATCGGTGCTGGAATCGACCGACTATGCCAAGGGCAACGAGCTGATCGGCGTACCCAAGTGGAGCGGCAGCATCTGGGTCACCTGGGAGCCGATCGACGGCGCGCTGCGTAACTTCGGGCTGGGCGCCGGTGTGTTCGCCGCCAGCAACCGGCAGGGCGACCTGGATAACAGCTTCTCGATCGGCGGGTACACCCGCCTGGACAGCACCTTGTGGTACAAGGTCGCCGACAAGCTGCGCGTGTCGCTCAACGTCAAGAACATCACCGATGACTATTACATGGAATCGGTGACCTCGCGGTCGGTGATCACGCCGGGCGAGGGCCGCAGCTTCCTCGTCGGCCTGAGCGGAAACTTCTGA
- a CDS encoding diguanylate cyclase: protein MRHTTGVIIAVLPILFLAAHAGTVLLARDAAMDISFAWLIGAPVAAGSAALYRGWKEGLEGWLSVGAAMLCWAGGMAATMVNTLFLDVTSEDRLSMLLYVLYGVPLIFTLVSPEDEKWPPRLVDAAMAAALGGLFYAYICHLSTPLGTAPQERGELRMMFDIENGFIAVFAVMRYFARPGRRLGFFRAVTAYAIAYLICAAYMNHYQGDSDYGHPVDVIIDLPFLLLMWLALEGGFPRASATTSSRAFARVVQAGSPMLIPLTLLTVSVLLVRYDPTMAITGCVIASIGYGLRTVLVQLRNFEEQDQLTLLSHVDALTCIPNRRRFDEVLRREWNRREQSSDQLALLMIDIDNFKQLNDHFGHAVGDERLRSVAAALTECARSDFDLVARYGGEEFASILVDIDPRDAAKIAERMRAAVEALLMPLGRGPGIVTVSIGLACAHSLDDGVEDFVASADAALYEAKRNGRNQVIHRAPPPLRVVQSAAGPKGGKAA from the coding sequence ATGCGGCACACAACTGGGGTAATCATTGCCGTACTTCCGATCCTGTTTCTGGCAGCCCATGCCGGAACAGTGCTCCTGGCGCGGGACGCGGCGATGGACATCTCCTTCGCGTGGCTGATCGGCGCCCCCGTCGCCGCAGGTTCGGCAGCGCTGTACCGAGGCTGGAAGGAAGGGCTGGAAGGCTGGCTTTCGGTCGGCGCGGCGATGCTGTGCTGGGCCGGCGGAATGGCCGCGACGATGGTCAACACCCTGTTCCTCGACGTCACCAGCGAAGACCGGCTCAGCATGTTGCTCTACGTGCTTTACGGCGTACCCCTGATCTTCACTCTCGTCAGCCCTGAGGATGAAAAGTGGCCGCCCCGCCTTGTCGACGCCGCCATGGCGGCCGCGCTGGGCGGGCTTTTCTACGCCTATATATGCCATCTGAGCACGCCCCTCGGCACCGCACCGCAGGAGCGCGGCGAACTGCGTATGATGTTCGACATCGAGAATGGCTTCATCGCGGTCTTCGCGGTCATGCGCTACTTCGCGCGGCCCGGCCGCCGGCTCGGGTTCTTCCGGGCGGTGACGGCCTATGCCATCGCCTACCTGATCTGCGCGGCCTACATGAACCACTACCAGGGCGATAGCGACTACGGTCACCCGGTGGACGTAATCATCGACCTGCCGTTCCTGCTGCTCATGTGGCTCGCCCTGGAAGGGGGTTTTCCCCGCGCCTCGGCAACCACCAGCTCACGCGCCTTCGCCCGGGTGGTACAAGCGGGCAGCCCGATGCTGATCCCCTTGACCCTGCTCACGGTATCCGTGCTGCTGGTCCGCTACGACCCGACGATGGCCATCACCGGCTGCGTCATCGCCTCCATCGGCTACGGCCTGCGCACTGTTCTGGTGCAGCTTCGCAATTTCGAGGAGCAGGACCAACTTACCCTTCTGTCCCACGTCGATGCCCTTACCTGCATCCCCAACCGGCGGCGCTTCGATGAAGTGCTGCGCCGGGAATGGAACCGCCGCGAGCAGTCTTCGGATCAACTCGCCCTGCTGATGATCGACATAGACAACTTCAAGCAGCTCAACGACCACTTCGGCCACGCCGTAGGCGACGAGCGACTGCGCAGTGTCGCAGCCGCCCTGACCGAATGTGCCCGCAGCGATTTCGACCTCGTCGCGCGCTACGGCGGAGAAGAATTCGCCTCCATCCTTGTCGACATAGACCCTCGCGATGCGGCAAAAATCGCCGAAAGGATGCGCGCGGCAGTGGAAGCGCTGCTGATGCCCCTGGGACGAGGCCCGGGCATCGTGACCGTCAGTATCGGCCTGGCCTGCGCCCACTCGCTGGACGACGGCGTCGAAGACTTTGTCGCATCGGCCGACGCAGCGCTCTACGAAGCGAAGAGAAACGGCAGAAATCAGGTAATCCACCGCGCCCCGCCGCCCTTGCGCGTGGTACAATCCGCTGCTGGCCCGAAAGGCGGGAAGGCCGCCTGA